In one window of Nitrospiria bacterium DNA:
- the rlmN gene encoding 23S rRNA (adenine(2503)-C(2))-methyltransferase RlmN yields the protein MQKRNLKQFSFDEFEDFMRELGWPKYRAQQLLDWVYKKRVSRFDEMTNLSKSDRALLEARAGVGEPQLVRRQHSTDGTQKFLFRLSDGQEVESVLIPDEDRNTLCISTQVGCTLDCTFCLTGTMGLIRNLKAHEIVDQVLWVLRHLESDNPLTNIVLMGMGEPLANYREVIEALKRLTHPKMVALSPRRITLSTSGLVPQIKKLGESGLNVNLAISLNATTNAVRDRLMPAVNKQYPLETLLRACRDYPLPPRRRIFFEYVLLKGVNDSDTDAHRLLRLLKGIRCKVNLIPFNDYPGSPFGRPDDETVLRFQNILIEGHLTAFIRKSRGRDILAACGQLRTETAAPALINSLS from the coding sequence ATGCAAAAGAGAAACCTTAAACAGTTTTCGTTCGACGAGTTCGAGGACTTTATGCGGGAATTGGGCTGGCCGAAGTATCGCGCCCAACAGCTTCTGGATTGGGTCTATAAGAAACGCGTCTCTCGCTTTGATGAAATGACCAATCTATCTAAATCGGATCGGGCCCTTCTTGAAGCGCGGGCCGGGGTCGGTGAACCCCAGTTGGTCCGCCGACAACATTCGACGGACGGGACGCAAAAGTTTCTGTTCCGCCTGTCGGACGGTCAGGAGGTCGAATCCGTTTTGATCCCGGATGAAGATCGCAACACTCTCTGCATCTCGACCCAGGTCGGTTGCACGCTCGACTGCACCTTTTGCCTCACCGGCACCATGGGCCTCATCCGCAATCTCAAAGCCCACGAGATCGTCGACCAAGTGCTCTGGGTGCTCCGGCACCTCGAATCGGACAATCCCCTGACGAATATCGTCCTGATGGGGATGGGTGAGCCCCTCGCCAATTACCGCGAGGTGATCGAAGCCTTGAAACGCCTCACGCACCCCAAGATGGTCGCCCTCTCTCCTCGAAGGATCACGCTCTCGACCTCCGGCCTCGTTCCCCAGATAAAGAAGCTGGGCGAGAGCGGATTGAATGTGAATCTGGCCATATCGCTCAACGCCACGACCAATGCCGTGCGCGACCGACTGATGCCGGCGGTCAATAAACAGTATCCCCTGGAAACGCTTCTCCGGGCCTGCCGGGATTATCCCCTCCCGCCCCGCCGTCGGATATTTTTCGAGTATGTCCTCTTGAAAGGCGTGAACGATTCCGACACGGATGCCCACCGGCTGCTCCGGCTGCTCAAGGGCATCCGCTGTAAAGTGAATTTGATCCCTTTCAACGACTATCCCGGGTCCCCCTTCGGCCGACCGGATGACGAAACCGTATTGCGCTTTCAAAACATTCTGATCGAAGGACATCTCACCGCCTTTATTCGAAAAAGCCGCGGCCGCGACATTCTGGCCGCCTGCGGCCAACTCCGCACCGAGACCGCCGCACCGGCCCTCATCAACAGTCTCTCGTAA
- the smc gene encoding chromosome segregation protein SMC encodes MYLKKLELIGFKSFAEATVVAFQPGITAIVGPNGCGKSNIVDAVLWVLGEQSTKALRSDRMEDVIFNGSETRRPLNLSQVILTVGDVTGEIAGQFGDYQEIAISRRLFRTGESEYLINKTPCRLKDIRDLLIDTGAGHKGHTIIEQGKVDQLLNASPLERRELIEETAGISKYKIRKAEAERKLDATQQNLLRVRDIIGEVKRQTNTLDRQVKKAEIYQTLRTEARDLELKLLVSEYRDRLTTLYEVLRQIADLKTNESALLAALSRTEAELQSIKTGALQKEAALSSLKQAVYDTQTLIHRQENRIELLRSQIHSWEEQRAKLVQERSRLEQSVTQSVTQGEETERQQHEVATALSERQGRLTDRETSLVGVEEERAVQDAALEANKTRLFETLAEVTEVKNRVASIESRKKEIQRIQDKGQSELSSVNQQLDQMRELVGAEQSRLADLQEALNRIQAEGTRLAEEFAQKQTALATQTETILGQREALTLAQARLTSLKENEKAMMTTQAGILAWLSERPELRNRLHGIVADLFEVPKALEPAIEAVLGDQLRGLLLDDHTTIRKIIQSMKSAQIGRGAFLPRLPRLTRTAQVHSSGEAFEGFIGPVLYQIKVKAGFEDAAQALLGDVLLVQDLDAAFGLWSRLRIGYTIVTLEGEVLYPSGLLWAGQRTGSQQGLLLTRREIREAEDQIRQLETELVRSEAEKAALAVDLERVQHRQQDQLEQRQQEESILASQRQKIALLEADRIRLEERRGLLQIEHTQEAQEAGTAEQALAEALRHLDIRQQEQERIETELARLQETAKTSSERQNLLRSEVTQLKVDVSALVQREEALSKERLRLREEQALLKEHQQRQASEMTTLESKSLAARQDIEETEKAIGALSAQLFETQQRLSVETEGYTADLGQIKQLEDQLGQIRADRGRVEKLHNELEVRQTELKLRIEHLVEQASSLHQTVLEDAAEGVTDPIDPNPVQERLNELRAKLEELGPVNLAAIDEYKELDERHRFLTTQETDLTQSIEDLESAISKINRTTKEMFFSTYSALREKFKEVFQNFFVGGQADLVLLDESNPLESGIEIVAQPPGKRLKSISLLSGGEKALTAIALLFASFLIHPSPFCILDEIDAPLDEENIRRFLKVLREMTDHSQFLIITHNKRTMEHADLLYGVTMEEAGVSKLVSIKLEANGNGHTALDPSPLTTESSTTATA; translated from the coding sequence ATGTACCTTAAAAAACTGGAGTTGATCGGGTTCAAATCGTTCGCCGAAGCGACCGTGGTGGCGTTTCAACCCGGGATCACGGCGATCGTGGGACCGAATGGCTGCGGGAAGAGCAACATCGTAGACGCCGTGCTCTGGGTCCTGGGAGAGCAGAGCACCAAGGCTCTCCGTTCCGACCGGATGGAGGATGTGATCTTTAACGGCAGCGAAACGCGCCGACCCCTGAACCTTTCACAAGTCATTCTGACCGTCGGCGATGTCACCGGAGAAATCGCCGGCCAGTTCGGAGATTACCAGGAGATCGCGATTAGTCGCCGATTATTCCGAACCGGCGAGAGCGAATACCTGATCAATAAGACCCCCTGCCGCTTAAAAGACATCCGCGACCTTCTCATCGACACGGGTGCAGGTCACAAAGGTCATACCATTATCGAACAGGGAAAGGTCGATCAGCTCTTAAACGCCTCCCCGCTCGAGCGTCGCGAACTGATCGAGGAAACGGCCGGCATCTCCAAATATAAAATACGGAAGGCCGAAGCCGAACGCAAGTTGGACGCCACCCAGCAAAACCTCCTCCGCGTCCGGGACATCATCGGCGAGGTCAAACGGCAGACCAACACCCTTGACCGGCAGGTTAAGAAGGCGGAGATCTACCAGACCCTCCGGACCGAGGCCCGAGACTTGGAGCTGAAACTTCTGGTTTCGGAATACCGGGATCGTCTGACGACGCTCTACGAAGTCTTGCGCCAGATCGCCGATCTAAAGACGAATGAATCCGCGCTCCTGGCCGCGCTGTCCAGGACCGAGGCCGAGCTGCAATCGATTAAAACCGGTGCCCTCCAAAAAGAGGCGGCCCTCTCTTCGTTGAAACAGGCCGTCTACGACACCCAAACCCTGATCCATCGGCAAGAAAACCGGATCGAGCTGTTACGGAGCCAGATCCATTCATGGGAAGAGCAGCGGGCCAAGCTTGTTCAGGAACGGTCGCGCCTCGAACAGTCCGTCACGCAATCCGTAACACAAGGGGAGGAGACGGAACGGCAACAACATGAAGTGGCCACGGCTCTATCGGAACGGCAGGGTCGATTGACGGACCGGGAAACCTCGCTGGTCGGGGTGGAAGAGGAGCGCGCCGTCCAGGACGCCGCGCTTGAAGCCAACAAGACCCGGCTGTTTGAGACCCTGGCGGAGGTGACCGAGGTCAAAAATCGCGTGGCCTCGATCGAGTCACGCAAGAAGGAGATCCAACGAATCCAAGACAAGGGCCAGTCCGAGTTGTCATCGGTGAATCAACAACTCGATCAGATGCGGGAACTCGTGGGAGCGGAACAATCCCGCTTGGCCGACCTCCAAGAAGCACTGAACCGGATCCAGGCCGAAGGAACCCGTCTGGCCGAGGAGTTTGCCCAAAAACAAACCGCACTCGCGACGCAAACCGAGACCATTTTAGGACAGCGGGAGGCGCTGACACTCGCGCAGGCCCGTCTCACTTCGCTGAAGGAGAACGAAAAAGCGATGATGACGACCCAGGCGGGGATCCTGGCCTGGCTTTCCGAACGACCCGAACTCCGGAACCGTCTTCACGGTATTGTGGCCGACCTCTTCGAGGTACCAAAGGCCCTTGAACCGGCCATCGAAGCCGTTTTAGGCGACCAACTCCGGGGCCTGCTCTTGGATGACCACACGACCATCCGGAAAATTATTCAGTCCATGAAATCGGCCCAAATCGGCCGCGGGGCTTTCCTGCCCCGGCTCCCGCGCCTGACCCGCACAGCCCAGGTTCATTCCTCCGGTGAAGCGTTTGAGGGCTTCATCGGGCCGGTGTTGTATCAAATTAAGGTGAAAGCCGGTTTTGAAGACGCGGCCCAAGCCCTTTTGGGCGATGTTCTTCTGGTTCAGGATCTCGATGCCGCCTTCGGACTTTGGAGCCGCCTTCGGATCGGCTATACGATCGTGACCCTGGAAGGAGAAGTTCTTTACCCAAGCGGATTGCTTTGGGCCGGGCAGCGCACCGGATCGCAGCAGGGACTGCTCCTAACCCGGCGGGAAATCCGGGAGGCGGAGGACCAAATCAGGCAACTCGAAACCGAGTTGGTCCGGTCCGAGGCTGAAAAAGCCGCGCTCGCCGTGGATTTAGAGCGGGTTCAACACCGACAACAGGACCAACTCGAACAACGGCAGCAAGAGGAATCAATCCTTGCATCGCAGCGTCAGAAAATCGCGCTTCTGGAAGCGGACCGTATCCGTTTGGAAGAGCGACGAGGTTTGTTACAGATCGAACACACCCAGGAAGCCCAAGAAGCCGGCACGGCGGAGCAGGCCCTGGCCGAGGCCTTACGCCACTTGGACATTCGACAGCAGGAGCAGGAACGGATCGAGACGGAACTCGCTCGTCTCCAAGAAACAGCCAAAACCTCCTCCGAGCGACAGAACCTTCTTCGTTCCGAGGTAACCCAGCTGAAGGTGGATGTCTCGGCGCTGGTTCAACGGGAAGAGGCGCTGTCCAAAGAGCGGCTCCGCCTGCGGGAAGAACAAGCTTTGTTAAAAGAACACCAACAGCGGCAGGCTTCCGAAATGACGACTCTGGAATCGAAAAGCCTCGCCGCCCGCCAGGACATTGAGGAAACCGAAAAGGCCATCGGCGCGTTAAGTGCCCAACTCTTCGAGACACAGCAGCGGCTGTCGGTCGAGACCGAAGGCTACACGGCGGATCTGGGGCAGATCAAGCAGTTGGAAGACCAGCTGGGCCAGATCCGGGCCGACCGGGGCCGTGTGGAAAAACTTCACAACGAACTGGAAGTGCGACAGACCGAATTGAAACTGCGGATCGAGCACTTGGTCGAGCAGGCCTCCAGTCTCCACCAAACCGTTCTTGAAGACGCGGCCGAAGGGGTCACGGACCCGATCGATCCAAACCCGGTTCAGGAACGATTGAACGAGCTGCGGGCCAAGTTGGAGGAGTTGGGCCCCGTAAACCTGGCCGCCATCGATGAGTACAAAGAACTGGATGAGCGGCACCGGTTTCTGACGACACAGGAGACCGACCTCACCCAGTCGATTGAGGATTTGGAGTCCGCCATCTCGAAGATCAACCGGACCACCAAGGAGATGTTTTTTTCGACCTATTCGGCGCTGCGCGAGAAATTCAAGGAGGTCTTCCAGAATTTCTTCGTGGGCGGACAGGCCGATCTGGTCCTGCTTGATGAGAGCAATCCGCTGGAGTCGGGGATCGAAATCGTGGCCCAGCCGCCGGGGAAGCGCCTGAAGAGCATCAGCCTTCTATCCGGAGGAGAAAAGGCACTCACGGCAATCGCCCTGCTGTTTGCCAGTTTTCTGATCCACCCCAGTCCCTTCTGCATTCTGGATGAGATCGACGCCCCCCTGGACGAGGAGAACATCCGTCGATTCCTGAAGGTGCTCCGCGAGATGACGGACCATTCCCAGTTCCTGATCATCACGCATAACAAGCGGACCATGGAACACGCCGATCTTCTCTACGGGGTCACGATGGAAGAGGCCGGGGTCTCCAAGCTGGTCTCGATCAAGCTGGAAGCCAACGGCAACGGCCACACCGCACTTGACCCTTCCCCCCTGACTACCGAGTCCTCCACAACGGCAACGGCCTAG
- a CDS encoding pitrilysin family protein produces the protein MPILFYFLFTLLLVFSSSPARARTIQTHTLENGLKVILVEEHKAPVVTVQIWYRAGSRNEVTGKTGLAHLTEHMMFKGTPKYGKGEFSRMIAKVGGTENAFTSKDYTAYFENLSADQIGLALNLESDRMTNLLLDAREFQLERAVVEEERRLRTDDDPQSLVVEYLYAMAFLVHPYHAPTLGWMTDLNSLERNDVTAFYKRYYSPNNAILVIVGDIDPDKLLPRIRQTFGRVPKGFPAPVFHIVEPEQNGERRFVIKKEAQLPFVFAGYPVPNFSAPDNYALGVLANILFTGKSSRLYRSLVYEQKLALDVGGEYPNLSANPDLFYVYGIPQPGKSAEDLEKAVYAEIQRMTTEPVSDRELQKAKNQIEAAFIMGQDSNFYQAMQIGSAEAVGAGYPYQESYVENIRKVTQEDVMRVAKAYLIEDHRTAGLLIPQPHKE, from the coding sequence ATGCCGATCTTGTTTTATTTCTTGTTCACGTTGCTTCTGGTTTTTTCATCCTCTCCGGCCCGGGCCCGGACGATTCAGACCCACACCCTCGAAAACGGGCTCAAGGTCATCCTCGTTGAAGAGCACAAAGCCCCGGTGGTGACGGTCCAGATCTGGTATCGGGCCGGTTCGCGGAACGAGGTCACCGGAAAAACCGGGCTCGCCCATCTCACGGAACACATGATGTTCAAGGGCACCCCCAAATACGGCAAGGGGGAGTTCTCACGGATGATTGCCAAGGTCGGCGGGACCGAAAACGCCTTCACCTCAAAGGACTACACCGCTTATTTCGAAAATCTGTCGGCCGACCAGATCGGGCTGGCCTTGAATCTCGAATCCGACCGGATGACGAACCTCCTCCTCGACGCCAGGGAGTTTCAGCTCGAGCGAGCCGTAGTCGAGGAAGAGCGGCGGCTCCGGACGGACGACGACCCCCAAAGCCTGGTCGTTGAATACCTGTACGCCATGGCGTTTCTGGTCCATCCGTACCACGCCCCGACTCTTGGATGGATGACGGATCTGAACAGTCTGGAGCGAAACGACGTCACCGCCTTTTATAAACGGTATTACTCGCCCAACAACGCGATTCTGGTCATCGTGGGGGATATCGACCCCGACAAGCTGCTTCCCAGAATCCGGCAGACTTTCGGCCGCGTCCCGAAGGGCTTTCCGGCCCCGGTTTTTCATATTGTCGAGCCGGAACAAAACGGCGAGCGGCGCTTCGTGATCAAAAAGGAGGCCCAACTGCCGTTCGTGTTTGCCGGGTACCCCGTTCCCAATTTTTCGGCTCCGGACAATTATGCCCTGGGTGTCCTGGCCAATATCCTGTTCACCGGGAAAAGTTCGCGCCTCTACCGCAGCCTGGTTTACGAACAGAAACTCGCCCTCGATGTCGGGGGGGAATACCCGAACTTGTCGGCGAATCCCGACCTGTTTTACGTTTACGGAATTCCTCAACCCGGGAAAAGCGCGGAGGATCTGGAGAAAGCGGTGTATGCCGAAATCCAAAGGATGACGACCGAACCGGTCAGCGACCGGGAACTCCAAAAGGCCAAGAACCAGATCGAGGCCGCTTTCATCATGGGGCAGGACTCCAACTTCTATCAGGCCATGCAGATCGGGAGCGCGGAAGCGGTGGGGGCGGGATATCCCTATCAGGAATCGTATGTCGAAAACATCCGGAAGGTCACCCAGGAAGATGTGATGCGCGTCGCCAAGGCGTATCTGATCGAGGATCACCGGACCGCGGGCCTTCTCATCCCTCAGCCTCACAAGGAATAG
- a CDS encoding tetratricopeptide repeat protein — MKTNRFDKWTAAGALLIFGWGWLAACSAQKPLIVPTTPPSERNENPGLDQPLSAPQKPTGPPQACASAEDCLSSALKMADTGDRAAAATVLQSLRGRYPDSLQSKQSGFLLGRWAAESGSPQAEELLSQAIVDLPSLEEYGLFYMADGEMQRGQSTQAVQTYDRLLRKYPESVLSAQATYQKADALVQSGDYKTAVIVFDEFVTRFPNDSNTAKALLRLADCAVRLGDSIRAVWALQQVWFFHADSPEAPEAQKRLEQLGGSGVSIPTPSAEARSQRGRTLFDAARYDEAEVEFKAVLSAGERGNHDEVSLKLGETLIQLKQYADADHVLGDLARRTGRPDLLTGALFWMGRVAIRQGEESRFLQIERQMADRVPTSPDRVKLLFMIGDYYEDRHQLEQALTVYHRVIAEAPGDPSAEDAVWRIGWIAYKTGRYSDAIRILEDYLQQHPASLSGGQFGYWIGRSAEQMNQPAQAVHDYRDVCRDYLRSFYCQQARVRLAGLHSAASDPGKTDGPSEAPADISNAVTVPVDGNTVRLPDGAANPALTHDRHYSTAAELMALHLEPEAAQELSYLTDRYATDKATVLRLADLLYAAGDYYHSLHLLRLYFQDVLEKGGDEIPKSFWEQAYPYHFVERIQGQNSAVGTDPYLVAAVTREESAFDSKAVSKVGALGLMQLMPYTAEWVAKQIGLDGFRPELLLDEATNIRLGAWYLGHLIEQFNGNVVLAVASYNAGPEAVGRWAEKGMGDPDEFIESIPFTETRYFTKKVLRSYREYLRIAGENSDRPLSGALVSP; from the coding sequence GTGAAGACGAATCGGTTCGATAAATGGACGGCGGCCGGTGCGTTACTGATCTTCGGTTGGGGTTGGCTTGCGGCCTGCTCCGCCCAAAAGCCGCTGATTGTGCCCACGACGCCTCCTTCCGAGCGAAACGAGAATCCCGGCCTGGACCAGCCGCTCTCCGCGCCTCAAAAGCCGACCGGCCCTCCGCAGGCCTGCGCGTCGGCGGAGGACTGCTTAAGCTCGGCGCTGAAAATGGCGGATACCGGGGATCGCGCGGCAGCCGCAACCGTCCTTCAGTCCCTTCGAGGCCGATATCCGGATTCTCTCCAGTCGAAGCAAAGCGGTTTTCTTCTAGGGCGGTGGGCCGCCGAAAGCGGATCGCCCCAGGCGGAAGAGCTCCTGTCGCAAGCCATCGTGGATCTCCCCTCGCTCGAAGAATACGGCCTCTTTTACATGGCCGACGGGGAGATGCAACGGGGACAGTCGACACAGGCGGTTCAGACCTATGACCGCTTGCTCCGGAAATATCCGGAAAGTGTATTAAGCGCGCAGGCGACCTATCAGAAGGCGGATGCCTTGGTCCAATCCGGCGACTATAAGACCGCCGTGATCGTGTTCGACGAATTCGTGACACGATTTCCCAACGATTCGAATACCGCGAAGGCCTTGCTTCGCTTGGCCGACTGCGCCGTGAGACTCGGGGATTCGATCAGGGCCGTTTGGGCGCTGCAGCAAGTCTGGTTTTTTCACGCCGACAGTCCGGAAGCCCCGGAGGCCCAAAAGCGTCTTGAACAGCTGGGTGGATCGGGTGTCTCGATCCCGACTCCTTCCGCCGAGGCGCGATCTCAACGGGGCCGAACTCTTTTTGACGCCGCCCGATACGACGAGGCCGAGGTCGAATTCAAGGCGGTGCTGTCGGCCGGCGAACGGGGGAATCACGATGAAGTAAGTCTGAAATTAGGCGAAACCCTGATCCAGCTCAAACAATACGCTGACGCCGATCACGTTTTGGGAGATCTGGCGCGCCGTACCGGACGTCCGGATCTTCTGACCGGCGCCCTCTTCTGGATGGGACGCGTGGCGATTCGTCAAGGTGAAGAAAGCCGGTTTCTCCAGATCGAGCGGCAAATGGCCGACCGCGTTCCAACCAGTCCGGATCGCGTGAAACTGCTCTTTATGATCGGCGATTATTATGAAGACCGTCACCAGCTCGAACAGGCCCTGACGGTGTATCACCGGGTGATCGCAGAGGCCCCCGGCGATCCCTCCGCCGAGGACGCTGTTTGGCGGATCGGTTGGATCGCCTACAAAACCGGGAGATACAGCGACGCGATCCGAATCCTCGAAGACTATTTGCAACAGCATCCCGCCAGCCTTTCCGGGGGACAATTCGGGTACTGGATCGGACGCAGCGCGGAACAGATGAATCAGCCCGCCCAAGCCGTCCACGACTACCGGGACGTCTGCCGGGACTATCTGCGGAGTTTTTATTGTCAGCAGGCCCGGGTCCGACTGGCCGGTCTCCATTCCGCCGCGTCCGACCCCGGGAAAACGGATGGCCCGTCGGAGGCTCCCGCAGACATTTCGAATGCCGTTACGGTTCCGGTCGATGGGAATACCGTTCGCTTGCCGGACGGAGCGGCCAATCCGGCATTGACGCACGATCGGCATTATTCGACTGCGGCGGAATTAATGGCCCTGCATCTCGAGCCGGAGGCCGCGCAGGAACTTTCCTACCTGACGGATCGGTATGCGACGGACAAGGCCACGGTATTAAGGCTGGCCGACCTCCTCTACGCGGCGGGGGATTATTACCATAGTCTTCATCTCCTGCGGCTCTATTTTCAGGATGTCCTGGAAAAAGGAGGGGACGAGATCCCGAAAAGTTTCTGGGAACAGGCGTATCCGTATCATTTCGTGGAACGGATTCAGGGACAAAATTCCGCGGTGGGAACGGATCCTTATCTCGTCGCGGCCGTTACCCGCGAGGAAAGCGCGTTTGATTCGAAAGCCGTTTCCAAGGTGGGTGCCTTGGGCTTGATGCAACTCATGCCCTATACGGCGGAATGGGTGGCCAAACAGATCGGCCTGGACGGGTTCCGTCCGGAACTGCTGCTGGACGAGGCGACCAATATCCGACTGGGGGCATGGTATCTCGGACATCTGATCGAGCAGTTCAACGGAAACGTGGTTTTGGCCGTCGCCAGCTACAACGCCGGCCCGGAAGCGGTCGGCCGGTGGGCCGAGAAAGGCATGGGGGACCCGGATGAATTCATCGAATCCATTCCGTTTACCGAAACCCGATACTTCACCAAGAAAGTCCTCCGAAGCTACCGTGAATATCTCCGGATCGCGGGAGAAAATTCCGACCGACCGTTATCGGGAGCCCTGGTTTCGCCTTGA
- a CDS encoding pitrilysin family protein: MVNSRIRAASDLFVRLFFWGTIVFLCRAVSIEAAPAEDFSPKRVVTDNGLIVVIQEAHALPIVNIQMIVKAGSVLDPEDKAGLANLTAELLEAGTATRSATQIADAVDFIGAGLSVGGGEDYATASLRVLKRDLNTGLDLLSDILVHPSFPEPELDRERQEILGEILSEKDQPEVVAEKAFNQIVFGAHPYRCPAEGTEQTLPAISRDDVSRFYEAYYRPNNTIMTIVGDITESEALDLLKTYFGSWTQRPIPAVTVSPAVGLEKPVVKLIDKDLTQANIMLGHLGIDRKNPDYYAVTVMNYILGGGGFSSRIMSNIRDNQGLAYSIYSRFDARAFPGSFAVSLQTRNAAAQQAIDGVLAELRKIRTAPVTDRELEDAKAFLIGNFPLRTDTSEKIAGFLAQTEFYNLGLDYAQRYPKLIRAVTKTDVQRVAQKYIDPDHLALVVVAKQDEAKIRQN; the protein is encoded by the coding sequence ATGGTCAATTCCCGAATCCGCGCCGCATCCGATCTTTTTGTCCGGTTGTTTTTTTGGGGAACGATCGTATTTTTGTGCCGGGCCGTTTCGATCGAAGCCGCGCCGGCCGAAGATTTTTCGCCCAAACGGGTCGTCACCGACAACGGCCTGATCGTCGTCATCCAAGAAGCCCACGCCCTTCCCATCGTGAACATCCAGATGATCGTCAAGGCCGGCTCCGTTCTGGACCCCGAAGACAAGGCCGGCCTGGCCAATCTGACGGCGGAGCTTTTGGAAGCAGGAACCGCCACGCGAAGCGCCACCCAGATCGCGGACGCGGTCGATTTCATCGGGGCCGGCCTCTCCGTCGGCGGCGGTGAAGATTACGCCACCGCCTCGCTCCGGGTGTTGAAGAGGGATCTGAACACCGGCTTGGACCTGTTGTCCGACATTCTCGTTCACCCGTCTTTTCCCGAGCCGGAGCTGGACCGCGAGCGTCAGGAAATTCTCGGTGAAATCCTCTCCGAGAAAGATCAGCCCGAGGTGGTGGCCGAAAAGGCCTTCAATCAGATCGTGTTCGGTGCGCATCCCTATCGCTGTCCCGCCGAGGGCACGGAACAGACGCTGCCGGCGATCTCCCGCGACGACGTCTCCCGGTTCTACGAGGCGTACTACCGTCCGAACAACACGATCATGACCATCGTGGGCGACATCACCGAATCGGAAGCTCTGGACCTCCTCAAGACCTATTTCGGCTCCTGGACCCAGCGACCGATCCCGGCCGTGACGGTTTCCCCGGCCGTCGGCCTGGAGAAACCCGTCGTCAAGCTGATCGACAAAGATCTGACGCAGGCCAACATCATGCTGGGCCATCTTGGAATCGACCGAAAAAACCCGGACTACTACGCCGTGACCGTCATGAACTACATCCTGGGCGGGGGGGGCTTCTCGTCGCGCATCATGAGCAACATCCGCGACAATCAAGGACTCGCCTACAGCATCTATAGCCGTTTCGACGCCCGTGCGTTCCCCGGAAGCTTTGCCGTCTCCCTCCAGACCCGGAACGCGGCGGCTCAGCAGGCCATTGACGGCGTCCTGGCCGAGCTTCGGAAGATCCGGACCGCGCCCGTCACCGATCGGGAGCTGGAAGATGCCAAGGCTTTTCTTATCGGCAACTTTCCGCTTCGAACCGACACCAGTGAAAAAATCGCCGGCTTTCTCGCCCAGACGGAGTTTTACAACCTCGGGCTGGATTATGCCCAGCGCTATCCCAAACTGATCCGGGCGGTCACCAAAACGGATGTTCAACGGGTGGCGCAAAAATACATCGACCCGGATCATCTGGCGCTGGTCGTCGTCGCCAAGCAGGATGAGGCCAAGATTCGGCAAAATTAG
- the larE gene encoding ATP-dependent sacrificial sulfur transferase LarE gives MPAADPDASSAINMDTQTHQNLERLQDIFQKMDSVLVAFSGGIDSTLVLKIAHDVLGARAAAATSVSPTVPASELESSRQITRQIGVSHHLISSKAMEHPEFHQNGLRRCYACKHDLYSNGTRLAKELGLRWLANGTNLDDLKDFRPGLEAAEAFGVRSPLVEAGLDKIQIRHLSRAIGLPNWDKPAEACLSSRVPFGTVITVERLGRIERAEEALKREGFRQVRVRDHGEVARIELSAADLDRLLDATLRERVVAAVKETGFRFVTLDLQGYRQGGLNPEALP, from the coding sequence ATGCCTGCGGCCGATCCCGACGCGAGTTCCGCCATAAATATGGACACGCAGACCCACCAAAACCTTGAGCGATTGCAGGACATCTTTCAGAAGATGGATTCTGTTCTGGTTGCCTTTTCCGGAGGAATCGACAGCACGTTGGTTTTGAAAATCGCCCACGACGTTCTGGGCGCGCGGGCCGCCGCCGCGACCTCCGTCTCCCCCACCGTGCCGGCTTCCGAATTGGAAAGCAGCCGACAAATCACGCGTCAGATCGGCGTGTCGCACCACCTGATTTCTTCAAAGGCCATGGAGCATCCGGAATTCCACCAGAACGGTTTGCGGAGATGCTACGCTTGCAAACACGACCTCTATTCGAACGGAACGCGTCTGGCCAAAGAGTTGGGCCTGCGCTGGCTGGCGAACGGGACCAACCTGGACGACCTGAAGGATTTCCGACCGGGGCTTGAGGCGGCCGAGGCGTTCGGGGTTCGTAGCCCTCTGGTCGAAGCCGGCCTGGATAAAATCCAGATCCGGCATTTGAGCCGGGCGATCGGGCTTCCCAATTGGGATAAACCGGCCGAGGCTTGCCTGTCCTCCCGCGTGCCCTTTGGAACGGTGATCACCGTGGAACGCTTGGGTCGAATCGAACGGGCGGAGGAGGCTCTAAAAAGAGAGGGGTTCCGGCAGGTCCGGGTGCGCGATCATGGGGAGGTGGCCCGGATCGAGTTGTCGGCCGCGGATCTCGACCGGCTCCTCGATGCAACGCTTCGCGAACGGGTGGTGGCCGCCGTGAAGGAAACCGGCTTCCGATTTGTCACGCTCGATCTCCAAGGTTACCGACAAGGAGGCCTGAATCCGGAAGCGCTTCCATGA
- a CDS encoding cell division protein ZapA, with product MKKQVEVEIYGQRYTIAGEADEQYVGKLARYVDGKMHELAKTGKNFPATKLALLAAVNITHELFQLRQDKQVKENLIEKKAKDLIENIEEQFGDLKLY from the coding sequence GTGAAAAAACAGGTTGAGGTTGAAATCTACGGCCAGCGTTATACCATCGCGGGGGAGGCGGATGAGCAGTACGTCGGCAAATTGGCGCGCTACGTGGACGGAAAGATGCACGAGCTGGCCAAGACCGGCAAGAATTTTCCCGCCACCAAACTGGCCCTGCTGGCGGCCGTCAATATTACCCACGAGCTTTTTCAGCTGCGGCAGGATAAGCAGGTCAAAGAAAACTTGATCGAGAAAAAAGCCAAGGACCTCATCGAGAATATCGAAGAGCAGTTCGGAGATCTCAAGTTGTATTAA